From Eubalaena glacialis isolate mEubGla1 chromosome 5, mEubGla1.1.hap2.+ XY, whole genome shotgun sequence, one genomic window encodes:
- the TLR1 gene encoding toll-like receptor 1, giving the protein MTKTNSSIFHFAIIFILILEIRTQLSDESEFLVDRSKTGLTHVPKDLSLNTTILDISQNYISELRTSDIISLSKLKILIISHNRIQYLDMSVFKFNQELEYLDLSHNKLEKISCHPTLNLKHLDLSFNAFDALPICQELGNMSQLEFLGLSATQLQKSSMLPIAYLHISKVLLVLGDTYGEKEDPESLRDLNTQSLHIVFPTRNEFHFILDVSVSTAVSLELSNIKCVLDNNGCSSFQNVLSKLQKNSRLSNLTLNNIETTWNSFIMILQLVWHTNIKYFSISNVKLQGRVDFRDFDYSGTSLKALSIHQVVNDVFSLPQGYIYKILSNMNIQHLTVSAAHMVHMVCPSQISPLLYLNFSNNLLTDMVFKNCANLVNLKTLSLQMNQLKELAIIVHMTKEMKSLQQLDVSQNSLKYDESEGNCPWTRSLLSLNMSSNILTDSVFRCLPPRVKVLDLHNNRIRSIPIDVTSLETLQELNVASNSLAHLPGCGTFSSLSILIIDYNSVSNPSADFFQSCQKIRSLKAGNNPFQCTCELRDFIQSVGQVSSEVVEGWPDSYKCDYPESYKGTPLKDFHVSQLSCNTALLIVTIGVPGLVLAVTVTVLCIYLDLPWYLRMVWQWTQTRRRARNVPLEELQRTVQFHAFISYSGHDSAWVKNELIPNLEKEDIRICLHERNFVPGKSIVENIINCIEKSYKSIFVLSPNFVQSEWCHYELYFAHHNLFNEGSNNLILILLDPIPQYSIPSSYHKLKALMAQRTYLEWPKEKSKHGLFWANLRASINIKLMDKAKEISHTQI; this is encoded by the coding sequence ATGACTAAAACGAATTCTAGTATCTTCCATTTTGCCATCATCTTCATACTAATACTTGAGATCAGAACCCAGTTATCTGATGAAAGTGAATTTTTAGTTGACAGATCAAAAACAGGTCTTACCCATGTTCCCAAAGACCTATCCCTGAACACAACAATCTTAGATATATCCCAAAACTACATTTCTGAACTTCGGACTTCTGACATCATATCACTATCAAAGCTGAAGATTTTGATAATTTCTCATAATAGAATCCAGTATCTTGACATGAGTGTTTTCAAATTTAACCAGGAACTGGAATACTTGGATTTGTCCCACAACAAGCTGGAGAAGATTTCTTGCCACCCTACTCTGAACCTCAAGCACTTAGACCTCTCATTTAATGCATTTGATGCTCTGCCCATATGCCAAGAGCTTGGCAACATGTCTCAACTAGAATTTCTGGGGTTGAGTGCCACACAGTTACAAAAATCCAGCATGCTGCCGATTGCTTATTTGCACATCAGTAAGGTTTTACTGGTCTTAGGAGACACTTACGGGGAAAAAGAAGACCCTGAGAGCCTTCGAGACCTTAACACCCAGAGTCTGCACATTGTTTTCCCCACAAGAAatgaattccattttattttggaTGTGTCAGTCAGCACCGCTGTAAGTCTGGAACTGTCTAATATCAAATGTGTGCTAGATAATAATGGGTGTTCTTCTTTCCAAAATGTTCTGTCAAAACTTCAAAAGAATTCAAGGTTATCAAATCTTACTTTAAACAACATTGAAACAACTTGGAATTCCTTCATTATGATCCTCCAGTTGGTTTGGCATACAAACATCAAGTATTTCTCAATTTCAAACGTGAAACTACAAGGTCGTGTTGACTTCAGAGATTTTGATTATTCTGGTACTTCACTGAAGGCCTTGTCTATACACCAAGTTGTCAATGATGTGTTCAGCCTTCCACAAGGTTATATCTATAAAATCCTTTCAAATATGAACATCCAGCATCTCACAGTGTCTGCTGCACACATGGTCCACATGGTCTGCCCATCCCAAATTAGCCCACTTCTGTATTTGAATTTTTCCAACAATCTCTTAACAgacatggtttttaaaaactgtgcAAACTTGGTTAATTTGAAGACACTCAGTTTACAAATGAATCAGTTAAAAGAACTTGCAATTATAGTTCATATGACCAAGGAGATGAAGTCTCTACAACAATTGGATGTTAGCCAGAATTCCCTAAAGTATGATGAAAGTGAAGGAAATTGCCCTTGGACCAGAAGTTTATTAAGTCTAAATATGTCTTCAAATATACTTACTGACTCTGTTTTCAGATGTTTACCTCCCAGGGTCAAGGTTCTTGATCTCCACAATAACAGAATAAGGAGCATCCCTATAGATGTCACCAGTCTAGAAACTTTGCAAGAACTCAATGTTGCTTCCAATTCTTTAGCCCACCTTCCTGGATGTGGTACCTTTAGCAGCCTTTCCATACTGATCATTGACTATAATTCAGTCTCCAACCCATCAGCTGATTTCTTCCAGAGCTGCCAGAAGATTAGGTCCCTAAAAGCAGGGAACAATCCATTCCAATGTACATGCGAGTTAAGAGACTTTATCCAAAGTGTAGGCCAAGTATCAAGTGAAGTGGTAGAGGGTTGGCCTGATTCTTATAAGTGTGATTATCCAGAAAGCTATAAGGGAACCCCACTAAAGGACTTCCATGTATCTCAATTGTCCTGCAACACAGCTCTGCTGATTGTCACCATTGGAGTCCCTGGGCTGGTGTTGGCTGTTACTGTGACTGTCCTCTGTATCTACTTGGATCTGCCCTGGTATCTCAGGATGGTGTGGCAGTGGACCCAGACCCGGCGCAGGGCTAGGAATGTACCCTTAGAAGAACTCCAAAGAACTGTCCAGTTCCATGCTTTTATTTCATATAGTGGGCATGATTCTGCCTGGGTGAAGAATGAATTAATACcaaacctagaaaaagaagatataagaatttgTCTCCATGAGAGAAACTTTGTTCCTGGCAAGAGCATCGTGGAAAATATCATAAACTGCATTGAGAAAAGTTACAAGTCCATCTTTGTTTTGTCTCCCAACTTTGTCCAGAGTGAGTGGTGCCATTATGAACTCTATTTTGCCCATCACAATCTCTTCAATGAAGGATCTAATAACTTAATCCTGATCTTGCTGGATCCCATTCCACAGTATTCCATTCCTAGCAGCTATCACAAGCTCAAAGCTCTCATGGCACAGAGAACTTATTTGGAATGGCCCAAGGAGAAGAGCAAACATGGACTTTTTTGGGCTAATCTAAGAGCATCCATTAATATTAAACTGATggacaaagcaaaagaaataagtcACACACAAATCTAA